One Helianthus annuus cultivar XRQ/B chromosome 12, HanXRQr2.0-SUNRISE, whole genome shotgun sequence genomic region harbors:
- the LOC110895335 gene encoding 60S ribosomal protein L26-1 produces MKYNPRVTSSRRKCRKAHFTAPSSVRRVLMSAPLSNDLRTKYNARSIPVRKDDEVQVVRGTYKGREGKVVQVYRRKWVIHIERITREKVNGQTVNVGVNPSKVVVTKLKLDKDRKALLERKAKGRGGDKKGKFSVEDVAAGASLQEID; encoded by the coding sequence ATGAAGTACAACCCACGAGTTACAAGCTCCCGCCGTAAATGCCGAAAGGCGCACTTCACCGCTCCGTCGAGCGTCCGGCGTGTGCTAATGAGCGCACCACTCTCCAACGACCTCCGCACCAAATACAACGCCCGATCCATTCCCGTGAGAAAAGACGACGAGGTTCAGGTGGTGAGAGGCACGTACAAAGGCCGTGAAGGTAAGGTTGTGCAGGTTTACCGTCGGAAGTGGGTGATCCATATTGAACGGATCACTCGTGAGAAGGTTAACGGGCAGACGGTTAATGTGGGTGTGAATCCGTCGAAAGTTGTTGTGACGAAGTTGAAACTTGATAAGGATCGGAAGGCGTTGTTGGAGAGGAAGGCGAAAGGGCGTGGGGGAGATAAGAAGGGGAAGTTTAGTGTTGAGGATGTTGCTGCTGGTGCATCTCTTCAGGAGATTGATTGA